One window from the genome of Choloepus didactylus isolate mChoDid1 chromosome 2, mChoDid1.pri, whole genome shotgun sequence encodes:
- the NHLH2 gene encoding helix-loop-helix protein 2 → MMLSPDQAADSDHPSSAHSDPESLGGADAKVLGSVSDLEPVEEAEGDGKGGSRAALYPHPQQLSREEKRRRRRATAKYRSAHATRERIRVEAFNLAFAELRKLLPTLPPDKKLSKIEILRLAICYISYLNHVLDV, encoded by the coding sequence ATGATGCTGAGTCCGGACCAAGCTGCCGACTCGGACCACCCCAGCTCGGCGCACTCGGACCCGGAGTCGCTGGGCGGAGCGGACGCCAAGGTGCTGGGCAGCGTGTCGGACCTGGAGCCGGTGGAGGAGGCCGAGGGCGACGGCAAGGGCGGCAGCCGGGCCGCGCTCTACCCGCACCCGCAGCAGTTGAGCCGCGAGGAGAAACGCCGCCGCCGGCGCGCCACGGCCAAGTACCGTTCGGCCCACGCCACCCGCGAGCGTATCCGCGTGGAGGCCTTCAACCTGGCCTTCGCCGAGCTCCGCAAACTGCTGCCCACACTGCCCCCGGACAAGAAGCTCTCCAAGATCGAGATCCTGCGTCTGGCCATTTGCTACATCTCTTATCTCAACCACGTCCTGGACGTGTAG